The proteins below are encoded in one region of Epinephelus lanceolatus isolate andai-2023 chromosome 7, ASM4190304v1, whole genome shotgun sequence:
- the LOC117260872 gene encoding protein diaphanous homolog 1-like: MDPNTGNSASAAGPKKDKKSKKSIEDGDGKKKFKLKRLIPDELERFTSMRMKKDKEKPGHVPSQRHSSAASYEINAQSAMLHDHSDEYVLELFEQMLVDMNLNEEKQQPLREKDIMIKREMVSQYLHTSKAGQNQKESSKSAMMYIQELKSDYRDTQLLSCLESLRVSLNNNPVSWVQNFGDEGLALLLNLLRRLQEDKDEYPMMGVKCQHEIIRCLKAFMNNKYGLKSMLESDEGIPLLVRAINPRVPHMMVDAVKLLSAISILEHPENLHERVLEAITEEAERRDIERFQPLLAGMKNHNIALKGGCMQLINALISRGEELDFRIHIRSELLRLGLRDLLTEVRMIENEELRVQLTVFDEQAEDDSEDLKARLDDIRIEMDDVREVFEIVVNTVKDSKAETHFLSLMQHLLLIRNDYLARPQYYKLIDECIAQIVLHRNGADPDFKCRNLSLNVESLIDNMVDQTKVETSEAKATELGKKLDAELTARHELQVELKKLEGDYEQKLQDLSQEKEQLATSKLEREKENQGLQQQLGTLQQQIEKLSKDLEEAKTKVVTVTVPVPTPGLPPPPPAPPLPGQNVGMPPPPPPPPPPLPGHASIPAPPPPPPLPGHAGIPPPPPPPPLPGMPGPPPPPPLPGMSGPPPPPPLPGMGPPPPPPPPGFPGVPPPPPGPGMPPPPPFGWGAPAPPKLPYGLQPKKEYKPEVQLKRANWSKIGPEDLSEKSFWTKAKEEKFENNELFAKLTLTFSSQTKSECVACVFLLLLLSCCFTVMSNVFFPCFLTSPTSLPSLPDSMSISILLLCLHQPLKVRISHTHLHLLDFTLPPPLAPPIPRYPANRPTPHRATADPF; encoded by the exons AAACTCAAACGCCTGATTCCTGATGAG TTGGAGCGTTTCACCAGCATGAGGATGAAAAAGGACAAGGAGAAGCCTGGCCATGTGCCAAGTCAGCGTCACTCTTCAGCTGCCAGCTATGAGATCAACGCTCAGAGTGCCATGCTGCATGATCATTCTGATGAATATGTACTGGAACTCTTTGAACAGATGCTG GTGGATATGAACCTGAACGAGGAGAAGCAGCAGCCTCTGAGGGAAAAAGACATTATGATCAAACGAGAGATGGTCTCCCAGTACCTTCACACGTCTAAAGCT GGTCAGAACCAGAAGGAGAGCTCCAAATCAGCCATGATGTACATCCAGGAGTTGAAGTCAGACTACCGAGACACACAGCTGCTGAGCTGTCTGGAATCTCTGCGAGTCTCACTCAATAACAACCCCGTCAG TTGGGTGCAGAACTTTGGAGATGAGGGGCTGGCCCTGCTGCTGAATCTGCTGAGAAGACTGCAGGAAGACAAAGACGAGTACCC AATGATGGGAGTGAAATGTCAACACGAGATCATTCGCTGTCTAAAAGCCTTTATGAACAACAAG TACGGTCTTAAATCCATGCTGGAGTCAGATGAGGGAATTCCTCTGCTGGTCAGAGCCATCAACCCCAGGGTGCCTCATATGATGGTGGATGCTGTCAAGctgctctctgccatttcaATTTTGGAACATCCTGAGAACCT TCATGAGCGTGTTTTGGAGGCCATTacagaggaggcagagaggcgGGACATCGAGAGGTTCCAGCCTCTGCTTGCTGGCATGAAAAACCACAACATTGCTCTTAAG GGTGGCTGCATGCAGCTAATCAACGCCTTGATCAGCCGGGGAGAAGAGTTGGACTTTAGGATCCATATTCGCTCTGAACTGCTAAGACTGGGACTCAGAGACCTGCTGACG GAGGTGCGGATGATAGAAAACGAAGAGCTGAGGGTGCAACTCACGGTGTTTGATGAGCAGGCTGAAGATGACTCTGAGGACCTCAAAGCACGTCTTGATGACATCCGCATTGAGATGGA CGATGTGAGGGAAGTGTTTGAGATCGTAGTCAACACTGTGAAGGATTCCAAGGCCGAAACCCACTTCCTGTCCCTGATGCAGCACCTGCTGCTGATCCGTAATGACTATTTGGCCAG GCCTCAGTACTACAAGTTGATAGACGAGTGTATCGCTCAGATCGTGCTTCACAGAAATGGAGCAGACCCTGACTTCAAATGCCGTAACCTCAGCCTCAACGTTGAAAGCTTGATAG ACAACATGGTGGACCAGACCAAGGTGGAAACCAGCGAAGCCAAAGCAACCGAGCTGGGGAAGAAG CTGGATGCAGAGTTGACAGCACGCCACGAGTTGCAGGTGGAGCTGAAGAAACTGGAGGGCGACTATGAGCAGAAGCTGCAGGACTTGAGCCAAGAGAAGGAACAGCTGGCCACTTCTAAGCTGGAGCGAGAAAAGGAGAACCAGGGACTACAACAACAGCTAGGCACTCTGCAACAGCAg ATTGAAAAGCTGTCTAAAGATCTGGAAGAGGCCAAGACTAAAGTTGTCACAGTTACTGTCCCTGTGCCAACACCAGGTTtgccccctccacctcccgccCCTCCGCTCCCTGGCCAGAATGTAGGTAtgccccctccacctcctcctccacccccacccctcccaGGCCACGCAAGCATCCCCGCCCCgccaccccctcctcctttaCCGGGTCACGCCggtattcctcctcctcctcctccacctcctttacCAGGCATGCCAGGACCTCCGCCACCCCCGCCCCTCCCTGGCATGTCAGGaccaccaccccctccacccTTACCTGGGATGGGACCTCCACCACCCCCACCACCTCCTGGGTTTCCCGGTGTCCCTCCTCCGCCGCCGGGTCCAGGCatgcctccacctccaccattTGGCTGGGGGGCCCCTGCACCACCCAAGTTGCCTTATGGACTCCAGCCTAAGAAGGAGTACAAGCCTGAGGTCCAGCTGAAGAGAGCCAACTGGAGCAAG ATCGGACCTGAGGACCTCTCTGAGAAGAGTTTCTGGACCAAGGCGAAAGAGGAGAAATTCGAAAACAATGAGCTCTTTGCCAAACTCACCTTAACCTTCTCCTCACAGACTAAGAGTGAGTGTGTGGCGTGTGTGTTTTTACTACTGCTGttatcatgttgtttcacagtaaTGAGCAATGTCTTTTTTCCCTGTTTCCTCACCTCTCCCAcatccctcccctctctccctgaTTCCATGTCTATTTCAATCCTCCTGCTCTGCCTCCATCAGCCACTAAAGGTAagaatatcacacacacacctccattta CTCGACttcactcttcctcctcctcttgcacCCCCCATTCCTCGTTACCCAGCAAACAGACCGACACCACACCGAGCCACCGCTGACCCTTTCTGa